A single region of the Cronobacter condimenti 1330 genome encodes:
- the leuO gene encoding transcriptional regulator LeuO: protein MSDDHIEHSPVSEGLKPQLRTVDLNLLTVFDAVMQEQNITRAAHMLGMSQPAVSNAVARLKVMFNDELFVRYGRGIQPTVRACQLFGSIRQALQLVQNELPGSGFEPLSSERLFNLCVCSPLDNLLTSIIYNSVMNIAPNIHLVFKSSLNQNIEHQLRYQETEFVIGYDEFRRPEFTCVPLFKDEMVLVSSQSHPRKDNLLRESEVFKEQHAVVALDRFSSFSLPWYDTPEKQSAIAYQGMAMTSVLNVVSRTNLITIAPRWLAQDYEQTLQLQIMPLPFKLNSRTCYLSWHEAAGRDKGHQWMEELLSNVCRR, encoded by the coding sequence ATGTCTGATGATCATATTGAACATTCACCCGTATCCGAAGGGCTGAAACCTCAATTACGCACGGTCGATCTCAATTTATTGACGGTTTTTGATGCGGTAATGCAGGAACAAAATATTACCCGCGCCGCACACATGCTGGGGATGTCTCAGCCTGCCGTCAGCAACGCCGTGGCGCGCCTTAAAGTGATGTTTAATGACGAATTATTTGTGCGTTATGGACGCGGTATTCAGCCGACAGTCCGGGCATGCCAGCTGTTCGGGTCGATTCGTCAGGCGCTTCAGTTGGTGCAAAACGAGCTGCCTGGCTCTGGCTTTGAACCGCTCAGCAGCGAAAGGCTCTTTAACCTTTGCGTATGCAGCCCGCTGGATAATCTGCTGACGTCGATTATTTATAACAGCGTAATGAATATTGCGCCCAATATTCATTTGGTATTTAAATCTTCGCTCAATCAGAATATTGAACACCAGTTGCGTTATCAGGAGACGGAATTTGTTATCGGCTATGATGAATTTCGCCGCCCGGAATTTACCTGCGTTCCCCTCTTCAAAGATGAAATGGTATTGGTGAGCAGCCAAAGCCATCCGCGGAAAGATAATCTGTTACGCGAAAGCGAAGTATTTAAAGAACAGCATGCCGTTGTGGCGTTAGACCGCTTTAGTTCTTTTAGCCTGCCGTGGTATGACACGCCGGAAAAACAATCCGCGATCGCGTATCAGGGAATGGCAATGACCAGCGTATTAAATGTCGTGTCGCGCACCAACCTGATTACCATCGCGCCGCGCTGGCTGGCACAGGATTATGAACAGACGCTGCAACTGCAAATCATGCCGCTGCCGTTCAAATTAAACAGCCGCACCTGTTATCTCTCCTGGCATGAAGCCGCCGGGCGCGATAAGGGCCATCAGTGGATGGAAGAGTTATTATCAAACGTGTGTCGGCGATAA
- the ilvI gene encoding acetolactate synthase 3 large subunit encodes MEMLSGAEMVVRSLIDQGVKQVFGYPGGAVLDIYDALHTVGGIDHVLVRHEQAAVHMADGLARATGEVGVVLVTSGPGATNAITGIATAYMDSIPLVVLSGQVATSLIGYDAFQECDMVGISRPVVKHSFLVKQTEDIPTVLKKAFWLAASGRPGPVVVDLPKDILNPAKKLPYVWPETVSMRSYNPTTQGHKGQIKRALQTLTAAKKPVMYVGGGAITAACENELRAVAEKLNVPVVSSLMGLGAFPGTHRQALGMLGMHGTFEANMTMHNADVIFAVGVRFDDRTTNNLAKYCPNATVLHIDIDPTSISKTVAADVPIVGDARQVLNQMLELLGQEEGQQPLDDIRDWWQQIEQWRARQCLNYDRESGSIKPQAALETLYRLTNGDAYVTSDVGQHQMFAALYYTFDKPRRWINSGGLGTMGFGLPAALGVKLALPEETVVCVTGDGSIQMNIQELSTALQYELPVLVLNLNNRYLGMVKQWQDMIYSGRHSQSYMESLPDFVKLAEAYGHIGISITRPEELESKLSEALEHVRNNRLVFVDVTVDGTEHVYPMQVRGGGMDEMWLSKTERT; translated from the coding sequence ATGGAGATGTTGTCTGGAGCCGAGATGGTCGTCCGATCGCTTATCGATCAGGGCGTGAAGCAAGTATTCGGTTATCCCGGTGGCGCCGTGCTCGATATTTACGACGCGCTACATACCGTTGGCGGGATTGATCATGTGCTGGTGCGCCATGAGCAAGCCGCGGTGCATATGGCCGATGGTCTGGCGCGCGCGACCGGCGAGGTGGGCGTGGTGCTGGTGACATCTGGCCCTGGCGCCACCAACGCCATTACCGGTATCGCTACTGCTTATATGGACTCCATTCCGCTTGTGGTGCTATCAGGCCAGGTCGCGACCTCGCTGATTGGCTATGACGCCTTTCAGGAGTGCGACATGGTGGGGATCTCCCGCCCGGTGGTGAAGCATAGCTTTCTGGTAAAGCAAACCGAAGATATCCCGACAGTACTGAAGAAAGCGTTCTGGCTCGCCGCCAGCGGCAGACCTGGCCCGGTCGTGGTCGATTTACCGAAGGATATTCTCAACCCGGCTAAAAAGCTGCCTTATGTCTGGCCGGAAACTGTCAGCATGCGTTCCTATAACCCGACGACGCAGGGACACAAAGGGCAGATTAAACGCGCTCTGCAAACGCTTACCGCCGCGAAAAAACCGGTGATGTATGTGGGCGGCGGGGCTATCACGGCGGCGTGTGAAAATGAACTGCGCGCGGTCGCGGAAAAACTCAACGTGCCGGTGGTCTCTTCATTAATGGGTCTCGGCGCGTTTCCTGGCACCCACCGTCAGGCGCTCGGTATGCTTGGCATGCATGGTACGTTTGAAGCCAACATGACAATGCACAACGCCGATGTGATTTTCGCCGTCGGCGTGCGTTTTGACGATCGCACCACCAATAATCTTGCGAAATATTGTCCGAACGCCACTGTGCTGCATATTGATATCGACCCGACGTCGATTTCAAAAACCGTGGCGGCAGATGTGCCTATTGTCGGTGATGCGCGGCAGGTATTGAACCAGATGCTGGAACTGCTTGGCCAGGAAGAGGGCCAGCAGCCGCTGGACGACATTCGCGACTGGTGGCAGCAGATTGAACAGTGGCGTGCCCGCCAGTGCCTGAATTACGATCGCGAAAGCGGCAGCATCAAGCCGCAGGCCGCCCTCGAAACGCTGTATCGCCTGACTAATGGCGACGCTTACGTGACATCTGACGTGGGGCAGCATCAGATGTTTGCCGCGCTGTATTACACCTTCGATAAACCGCGCCGCTGGATCAACTCCGGTGGGCTTGGCACGATGGGCTTTGGCCTGCCTGCGGCGCTCGGCGTGAAGCTGGCGTTGCCGGAGGAAACGGTCGTGTGCGTAACCGGCGACGGCAGTATCCAGATGAATATTCAGGAGCTCTCCACTGCGCTGCAGTATGAGTTGCCGGTACTGGTGCTCAATCTGAATAATCGCTATCTGGGCATGGTGAAGCAGTGGCAGGATATGATCTATTCGGGTCGCCACTCGCAGTCATACATGGAATCGCTGCCCGATTTCGTCAAACTGGCGGAGGCTTATGGGCATATCGGGATTTCCATCACCCGCCCGGAAGAGCTCGAAAGCAAGCTCAGCGAGGCGCTGGAGCATGTACGCAATAACCGGCTGGTGTTTGTCGATGTTACGGTGGACGGGACCGAGCATGTTTATCCGATGCAGGTCCGCGGCGGCGGAATGGATGAAATGTGGTTAAGCAAAACGGAGAGAACCTGA
- the cra gene encoding catabolite repressor/activator — MKLDEIARLAGVSRTTASYVINGKARQYRVSDKTVEKVMAVVREHNYHPNAVAAGLRAGRTRSIGLVIPDLENTSYTRIANYLERQARQRGYQLLIACSEDQPDNEMRCIEHLLQRQVDAIIVSTSLPPEHPFYQRWANDAFPIVALDRALDREHFTSVVGADQDDAEMLASELRTFPAETVLYLGALPELSVSFLRELGFRSAWKDDPREVHFLYANSYEREAAAALFEKWLETHPMPQALFTTSFALLQGVMDVTLKREGRLPSELAIATFGDNELLDFLQCPVLAVAQRHRDVAERVLELVLASLDEPRKPRPGLTRIRRNLYRRGSLSRR, encoded by the coding sequence GTGAAACTGGATGAAATCGCGCGGCTGGCAGGCGTGTCGCGCACCACGGCGAGCTATGTCATTAATGGAAAAGCCCGGCAGTACCGTGTGAGCGATAAAACCGTTGAGAAAGTGATGGCGGTGGTGCGCGAGCATAACTACCACCCGAATGCTGTCGCTGCCGGCTTGCGTGCGGGGCGCACGCGCTCTATCGGTCTGGTCATCCCCGATCTTGAAAACACCAGCTATACCCGTATCGCCAACTATCTTGAGCGTCAGGCGCGCCAGCGCGGTTATCAGCTTCTTATCGCCTGTTCCGAAGATCAGCCGGATAACGAAATGCGCTGCATTGAACATCTGCTGCAGCGGCAGGTCGACGCCATTATTGTTTCTACTTCTTTGCCGCCTGAGCACCCCTTTTATCAACGCTGGGCGAATGACGCGTTTCCAATAGTCGCACTCGATCGCGCGCTGGATCGCGAACATTTCACAAGCGTAGTCGGCGCCGATCAGGATGATGCCGAAATGCTGGCGAGCGAATTGCGCACCTTCCCGGCTGAAACCGTCCTTTATCTTGGCGCGCTGCCGGAGCTTTCCGTCAGTTTCCTGCGTGAGCTGGGTTTCCGTAGTGCATGGAAAGATGACCCGCGTGAAGTCCACTTCTTATATGCCAACAGCTACGAGCGAGAAGCGGCGGCGGCATTGTTTGAAAAATGGCTGGAAACGCACCCGATGCCGCAGGCGCTGTTCACCACCTCTTTTGCGCTGTTGCAGGGCGTCATGGACGTGACGCTTAAGCGTGAAGGGCGTCTGCCTTCGGAACTGGCTATCGCCACATTTGGCGATAACGAGTTACTGGATTTCTTGCAATGCCCCGTTCTTGCGGTGGCCCAGCGTCATCGTGATGTCGCTGAACGTGTGCTGGAACTGGTGCTCGCAAGCCTGGATGAGCCCCGCAAACCGCGTCCTGGCCTGACCCGCATTCGCCGTAACCTCTACCGTCGTGGCAGTCTGAGCCGACGTTAA
- the ilvN gene encoding acetolactate synthase small subunit, translating into MRRILSVLLENESGSLSRVIGLFAQRGYNIESLTVAPTDDPTLSRMTIQTVGDEKVLEQIEKQLHKLVDVLRVSELGQGAHVEREIMLVKIQASGYGREEVKRSAEIFRGQIIDVTPSLYTVQLAGTSEKLDAFLASIRDVAKIVEVARSGVVGLSRGEKIMR; encoded by the coding sequence ATGCGCCGGATATTATCAGTTTTACTGGAAAACGAATCGGGCTCGTTGTCGCGTGTAATCGGGCTCTTTGCGCAGCGTGGCTATAACATTGAAAGCCTGACGGTGGCACCGACCGACGATCCGACGCTTTCTCGCATGACTATTCAGACAGTCGGCGACGAAAAAGTGCTGGAGCAGATAGAAAAACAGCTCCATAAGCTGGTCGATGTTTTGCGCGTCAGTGAGCTCGGGCAGGGCGCGCACGTTGAGCGCGAAATCATGCTGGTGAAAATCCAGGCGAGCGGCTATGGCCGTGAAGAGGTCAAACGCAGCGCGGAGATTTTCCGCGGGCAAATTATCGACGTTACGCCGTCGCTCTATACCGTGCAGCTGGCTGGCACCAGCGAAAAGCTCGACGCCTTCCTCGCGAGCATTCGCGATGTGGCGAAAATCGTGGAAGTCGCGCGCTCCGGCGTGGTCGGCCTCTCCCGCGGCGAAAAAATTATGCGTTAA
- the leuB gene encoding 3-isopropylmalate dehydrogenase, with translation MSKNYHIAVLPGDGIGPEVMAQALKVLDAVRGRFDMRITTSHYDVGGIAIDRHGNPLPQATVEGCEQADAILFGSVGGPKWENLPPAQQPERGALLPLRKHFKLFSNLRPAKLYAGLEEFCPLRADIAANGFDILCVRELTGGIYFGQPKGRDGSGMHEKAYDTEIYHRFEIERIARIAFESARKRRNKVTSVDKANVLQTSLLWREIVNEIGQEYPDVELAHMYIDNATMQLIKDPSQFDVLLCSNLFGDILSDECAMITGSMGMLPSASLNEQGFGLYEPAGGSAPDIAGKNIANPIAQILSLSLLLRYSLEADDAATAIEAAINRALEEGVRTGDLARGGQAVSTDEMGDIIARYVAEGV, from the coding sequence ATGTCTAAAAATTATCATATTGCAGTTTTGCCGGGCGACGGTATTGGCCCGGAAGTCATGGCGCAAGCCCTGAAAGTACTGGATGCAGTTCGTGGCCGTTTTGATATGCGTATCACCACCAGCCACTATGACGTTGGCGGTATCGCCATTGACCGTCACGGCAATCCGCTGCCGCAGGCGACGGTCGAAGGCTGTGAGCAGGCGGACGCCATTCTGTTCGGCTCGGTCGGCGGCCCGAAATGGGAAAACCTGCCCCCGGCACAGCAGCCGGAGCGCGGCGCGCTGTTGCCGCTGCGTAAACACTTTAAGCTCTTCAGCAATCTGCGTCCGGCGAAGCTCTATGCCGGTCTGGAAGAGTTTTGCCCGCTGCGTGCGGATATCGCCGCCAACGGGTTCGATATCCTTTGCGTGCGCGAGCTGACCGGCGGGATTTACTTCGGTCAGCCGAAAGGCCGCGACGGCAGCGGTATGCATGAAAAAGCGTACGATACCGAGATCTACCACCGTTTCGAGATAGAGCGTATCGCCCGCATCGCGTTTGAATCAGCACGGAAACGCCGTAATAAAGTCACTTCTGTCGATAAAGCGAACGTGCTGCAAACGTCGCTGTTATGGCGTGAAATCGTTAATGAAATCGGCCAGGAATATCCGGATGTCGAGCTGGCGCATATGTATATCGATAACGCGACCATGCAGCTGATTAAAGACCCTTCGCAGTTTGACGTACTGCTCTGCTCGAATCTCTTTGGCGATATTCTCTCTGATGAATGCGCGATGATCACAGGCTCGATGGGAATGCTGCCGTCAGCAAGCCTCAACGAACAGGGTTTTGGCCTGTATGAGCCGGCAGGCGGCTCGGCGCCAGATATTGCGGGAAAAAACATTGCTAACCCGATTGCGCAGATCCTGTCGCTCTCGTTGCTGCTGCGCTACAGCCTGGAAGCTGACGACGCGGCGACAGCGATTGAAGCGGCGATTAACCGCGCGCTGGAAGAAGGCGTACGTACCGGCGACCTGGCCCGCGGCGGTCAGGCTGTCAGCACCGATGAAATGGGCGATATCATTGCCCGCTATGTGGCCGAAGGGGTGTAA
- the leuA gene encoding 2-isopropylmalate synthase yields the protein MSQQVIIFDTTLRDGEQALQASLSVKEKLQIALALERMRVDVMEVGFPVSSPGDFESVQTIARQVKNSRVCALARCVEKDIDVAAESLKVAEAFRIHTFIATSPMHIATKLRSTLDEVIERAVYMVKRARNYTDDVEFSCEDAGRTPIDDLARVVEAAINAGATTINIPDTVGYTLPFEFSNIISGLYERVPNIDKAIISVHTHDDLGMAVGNAMAAVNAGARQVEGTLNGIGERAGNCALEEVIMAIKLRQSLLNVHTTVNHQEIWRTSQTVSQICNMPIPANKAVVGTGAFAHSSGIHQDGVLKNRENYEIMTPESIGLNQVQLNLTSRSGRAAVKHRMEEMGYQESDYNLDNLYDAFLKLADKKGQVFDYDLEALAFINKQQEEPEHFRLEYFSVQSGSSAMATASVKLACGDEIKAEAANGNGPVDAVYQAINRITDYDIELVKYQLGAKGHGKNALGQVDIVVSYNGRHFHGVGLTTDIVESSARAMINVLNNIWRAGEVEKELQRKAQNKEHNQETV from the coding sequence ATGAGCCAGCAAGTCATTATCTTTGATACCACATTGCGTGACGGTGAGCAGGCGCTGCAGGCAAGCCTGAGCGTTAAGGAAAAGCTGCAAATCGCGCTGGCGCTTGAGCGTATGCGTGTTGATGTTATGGAGGTCGGGTTTCCGGTTTCTTCGCCGGGCGATTTCGAGTCAGTACAGACCATTGCTCGCCAGGTGAAAAACAGCCGCGTCTGCGCCCTGGCCCGCTGCGTCGAAAAAGATATCGATGTCGCCGCTGAATCCCTGAAAGTCGCCGAGGCGTTTCGTATTCACACCTTTATCGCCACCTCGCCGATGCACATCGCCACCAAACTGCGCAGTACGCTCGATGAAGTCATTGAGCGTGCCGTCTACATGGTAAAACGCGCCCGTAACTATACCGACGACGTCGAGTTCTCCTGTGAAGACGCAGGCCGCACGCCTATCGACGATCTGGCGCGCGTCGTGGAGGCCGCCATCAATGCAGGCGCCACCACGATTAATATTCCTGACACCGTTGGTTACACCCTGCCCTTCGAATTCAGCAACATTATTAGCGGCCTGTATGAGCGCGTGCCGAATATCGACAAAGCGATTATTTCCGTCCATACCCACGATGATTTGGGCATGGCGGTCGGCAACGCGATGGCCGCCGTTAACGCGGGCGCACGTCAGGTTGAAGGCACGCTGAACGGCATCGGCGAACGCGCGGGCAACTGCGCGCTGGAAGAAGTCATTATGGCGATCAAGCTGCGCCAGAGCCTGTTGAACGTCCATACCACGGTTAACCATCAGGAGATCTGGCGCACCAGTCAAACCGTCAGCCAGATCTGCAACATGCCGATCCCGGCGAATAAAGCGGTGGTCGGTACCGGCGCCTTCGCCCACTCGTCGGGCATCCATCAGGATGGCGTACTGAAAAACCGTGAAAACTACGAAATCATGACGCCGGAATCCATCGGCCTGAATCAGGTTCAGTTGAACCTGACATCCCGCTCCGGCCGTGCTGCCGTGAAGCATCGTATGGAAGAGATGGGGTATCAGGAAAGCGACTACAACCTGGACAACCTGTACGACGCCTTCCTGAAGCTGGCGGACAAAAAAGGCCAGGTGTTTGATTACGACCTGGAAGCACTGGCCTTTATCAATAAACAGCAGGAAGAACCGGAGCATTTCCGTCTGGAATACTTCAGCGTGCAGTCGGGCTCCAGCGCGATGGCTACGGCCTCGGTGAAACTCGCCTGCGGCGATGAGATCAAAGCCGAAGCCGCGAACGGCAACGGTCCGGTCGACGCGGTCTATCAGGCCATCAACCGCATTACCGACTACGACATCGAGCTGGTCAAATATCAGTTAGGCGCCAAAGGCCACGGCAAAAACGCGCTGGGCCAGGTGGATATTGTGGTGAGCTATAACGGCCGTCATTTCCATGGCGTGGGCCTGACCACGGATATCGTCGAATCCTCCGCCCGCGCGATGATCAACGTGCTGAACAACATCTGGCGCGCCGGTGAAGTCGAAAAAGAATTGCAACGCAAAGCACAGAATAAAGAACACAATCAGGAAACCGTGTGA
- the leuL gene encoding leu operon leader peptide yields the protein MIRIVRLAGLLLLNASSVRGRLVRDVRR from the coding sequence ATGATTCGCATCGTTCGTCTGGCTGGTCTACTACTACTAAACGCATCTTCAGTGCGCGGTAGACTGGTGCGCGACGTCCGGCGATAA
- the leuC gene encoding 3-isopropylmalate dehydratase large subunit: MAKTLYQKLFDAHVVFEAPNETPLLYIDRHLVHEVTSPQAFDGLRAHGRPVRQPRKTFATMDHNVSTQTKDINASGEMARIQMQELIKNCNEFGVELYDLNHPYQGIVHVMGPEQGITLPGMTIVCGDSHTATHGAFGALAFGIGTSEVEHVLATQTLKQGRAKTMKIEVKGNAAPGITAKDIVLAIIGKTGSAGGTGYVVEFCGDAIRALSMEGRMTLCNMAIEMGAKAGLVAPDETTFNYVKGRLHAPKGQDFDDAVAYWKTLKTDDGAQFDAVVTLNAEEIAPQVTWGTNPGQVISVSDAIPDPASFADPVERASAEKALAYMGLKPGVPLTDVAIDKVFIGSCTNSRIEDLRAAADIARGRKVAPGVQALVVPGSGPVKAQAEAEGLDKIFIEAGFEWRLPGCSMCLAMNNDRLNPGERCASTSNRNFEGRQGRGGRTHLVSPAMAAAAAVTGRFADIRSLK; encoded by the coding sequence ATGGCAAAGACCTTATACCAGAAGCTGTTTGACGCTCACGTGGTGTTTGAAGCGCCGAACGAAACGCCGCTGCTCTATATCGACCGTCATCTGGTGCATGAAGTGACCTCCCCGCAGGCCTTCGATGGCTTGCGTGCGCATGGCCGCCCGGTCCGCCAGCCGCGTAAAACCTTCGCGACAATGGACCACAACGTCTCTACCCAAACCAAAGACATCAATGCGTCCGGCGAAATGGCCCGCATCCAGATGCAGGAGCTGATTAAGAACTGCAACGAGTTTGGCGTGGAGCTGTACGATTTAAATCACCCGTATCAGGGCATCGTGCATGTGATGGGGCCGGAACAGGGCATTACGCTGCCGGGCATGACCATCGTCTGCGGCGACTCCCATACCGCTACCCACGGTGCGTTTGGCGCGCTGGCGTTTGGTATCGGCACCTCGGAAGTCGAACACGTGCTGGCGACGCAAACCCTCAAGCAGGGCCGTGCCAAAACCATGAAAATCGAAGTCAAAGGCAACGCCGCACCGGGCATTACCGCTAAAGATATTGTGCTTGCGATCATCGGGAAAACCGGGAGCGCTGGCGGTACCGGTTATGTGGTGGAATTCTGCGGCGACGCTATCCGCGCGCTCAGCATGGAAGGCCGCATGACGCTGTGCAACATGGCGATTGAAATGGGCGCCAAAGCGGGCCTGGTTGCGCCGGACGAAACCACTTTTAATTACGTCAAAGGCCGCCTGCACGCGCCGAAAGGCCAGGATTTTGATGACGCGGTAGCGTACTGGAAAACCCTGAAAACTGACGACGGCGCGCAGTTTGACGCCGTCGTCACGCTGAATGCCGAAGAGATTGCTCCGCAGGTGACCTGGGGCACCAACCCAGGGCAGGTTATTTCGGTTAGCGATGCCATCCCCGACCCGGCATCTTTCGCCGATCCGGTCGAGCGCGCCTCCGCTGAAAAAGCGCTGGCCTACATGGGCCTGAAACCGGGCGTGCCGCTGACCGATGTGGCTATCGATAAAGTGTTTATTGGCTCTTGTACGAACTCGCGTATTGAAGATTTGCGTGCGGCGGCAGACATCGCCCGCGGTCGTAAAGTGGCGCCGGGCGTTCAGGCGCTGGTCGTGCCGGGCTCCGGGCCGGTGAAAGCGCAGGCCGAAGCCGAAGGGCTGGACAAGATTTTCATTGAGGCGGGTTTTGAATGGCGTCTGCCGGGCTGCTCTATGTGCCTTGCGATGAACAACGACCGCCTGAACCCGGGCGAGCGCTGTGCGTCCACCAGCAACCGTAACTTTGAAGGCCGCCAGGGCCGCGGCGGGCGCACGCATCTGGTTAGCCCGGCGATGGCCGCCGCCGCCGCCGTTACCGGCCGTTTCGCCGATATCCGTAGCCTGAAATAA